In Fibrobacter sp., the following proteins share a genomic window:
- a CDS encoding siroheme synthase gives MKAILIIAHHCILPGAYKGFEEILDKLHHDLPGTRVASTSLLDLENDLRTLLREDVESVTLLPFLLLNGQHAKNDVPRVVARLQAEFPQIPITLLPCLGDWKEFGDMVVSGLRAAENKAHSITPNSELRTPNRSLLSIELNLEGRNVLVVGGGRIAFRKVKTLLPTGARITVVAPQFDPEFENLTSKGEARPHTSNLIAIKNRPYEPLDLRGIFMVFICTDQPAVNAQVSNDARARRILVNNACDYLDGDFIVPARMDFGENIAVTVSTQGRAPSLAKKLKQKILAEWGEDLTRIEREFSAK, from the coding sequence GTGAAAGCTATCCTGATTATCGCCCATCATTGCATTTTACCGGGAGCCTATAAGGGCTTTGAGGAAATCCTGGACAAGTTGCACCATGACTTGCCCGGTACCCGCGTGGCGAGTACCAGTCTTTTGGACCTGGAAAATGACTTGCGGACCTTGCTTCGGGAAGATGTGGAATCGGTGACGCTCTTGCCGTTTTTGCTTTTGAATGGGCAGCACGCCAAAAATGACGTGCCCCGTGTGGTGGCCCGTTTGCAGGCCGAATTTCCGCAGATTCCCATAACTCTTTTGCCTTGCCTTGGCGATTGGAAGGAATTTGGCGACATGGTAGTTTCTGGATTGCGTGCCGCAGAGAATAAAGCCCACTCGATAACCCCGAATTCCGAACTCCGAACTCCGAATAGGTCCCTTCTTTCCATCGAACTGAACCTAGAGGGCCGTAACGTTCTTGTGGTTGGCGGTGGACGAATCGCTTTCCGCAAGGTCAAGACTCTTTTGCCTACGGGAGCACGTATTACTGTGGTTGCTCCGCAGTTTGACCCGGAATTCGAAAATCTTACTTCAAAGGGTGAAGCCCGACCTCATACCTCAAACCTCATAGCTATAAAAAATCGCCCATACGAACCACTGGATCTTCGTGGTATCTTTATGGTGTTTATCTGTACTGACCAGCCGGCGGTAAACGCCCAGGTGAGTAATGACGCCCGTGCCCGTCGCATTCTGGTGAACAATGCCTGCGACTACCTGGACGGGGATTTTATTGTACCGGCCCGTATGGACTTTGGCGAAAATATAGCGGTAACCGTCTCTACCCAAGGGCGCGCCCCCTCTTTGGCCAAGAAACTGAAACAAAAAATCCTCGCCGAATGGGGCGAGGATCTTACTCGGATAGAGCGGGAATTTTCTGCGAAATAG